The DNA sequence GGTCAGCAAATCGTTGTTGAGTTCGACTTTAAAATCCTCTTTAACCATTCCGGGTGCAGCCATCTCAACTAGGAAAGCATCGGCATTTTCTTTAATGTTTACTGCCGGTAAAGTTGTGTTTGTGTCTGAATAATGGCGTTGTGACCAATCAGACAAATCGTTGTTGAAAAACTCGTTTACGAAGTTCGCCCAAGCAGGCAAATAATCGCTTCTTCTTAAGAGTGCCATAATTACTTCCTTTTTTATTGGTTAAACAATTAAAATTTAATTTTTAAAATCGACTTACAATTTTAATGCCAATGGATTTGTAAAAGGCATATTTTTAGAAAACATATTGACAAACAGGGCATTACATGCTATGTTATAATTTCTCGTGTTGGCAGAGAAAAAATAGCATTCAGTGTCATTATGACGATTTTTTGTTCTATCTTTATGAAATACAGCATTTTATAGCCTGTCAATATGGCATCGACTAATAGTTTTATGTCTTACTTGTTATCGCATGAAAAAACATAACATATATAATTACAATTAAAATTGGTTCTATCGGTTGTTTTGCATGACCGCCAACATGAAATAACCGCAACCTCCCTTTTTATTCCAACAAAACTTGCGTTTATTTCTGCTTTGTGTGTGCCTTCTTAAGGAATAGCTCAAAGATGTTGCTTAAGCAATACTACACATCTTTTTTCAAATATCCAAGCCATCTAATGGACTTTTTATTTGCTCAAAGCCTTTGGTGGTGATGTGCGTATATGCGCTCATATCTTCAAGCTTTCAAGGCACGTGCCAAGCTTTGGACTTAATTTAATGGTTTTGAACCGCTGTTATAGGGCGTTTTTCTTTCAGTCGTCATTTAGTCCAATGTTAAGTGTATTGCTAATTCGTTTCCAAACAGTCCCGGTTGCAGGGTTGCTTTTTAAATTGTCGTAAGCATAAACTCCTTTAAATCTGTAACTGGTCAGTCCTAAAATATCCTTGTAGTGAAAGAATACAATTCGCATTTCTTGAGAGTTTAAATAGTCATTAAAGTGTTTTGTTCTCTTTGCGTTGTCAGAATGTGTTTCGGTTATTTCTCTGTCGTCCGCACTTAATTTGTTAAGCCAACCTTGTCTTGCTTTTTCTGATGGCCACCAAAGTAAGTATTTATTGTTTTTAGGGTGGGGAAGTCCGCCAAGTCGCAAATAGCCCCGTTTTGTTTTATTAAAGTCTGCTTCAAAAAGTTTGCAGATGTCTTCAATACTGCTAAATGAAATGTCGTCAACTTCGGTGATGGTTGATTTAACTTTCCAAAATTCTGGATTTCTTTCTATGTCAGGTTACCAAGGTTTAAATGCACCATTTGTCTTTTGCTCTAAAAGGGAAACGTTGATGATTTGAACAATGTCGTCAACTTGTTTGTGTATTTGAGAAAGGTCTTGTCGGCAGTCAATTACATAAAGTTTGTGTCTAGTGTTTTTTTCAACTTGTTGTTTGCGTTGCTCGTCTGCTTGTATTCTGTCAGGAGAAGTGTGGAGAAGTGTAATGTGCTGGTTCGTTTACTTCAATATGTATTTTAAATTGTAGCAAGTAAACGTCCGTCAGAGCATATTTGTCTGTATGCCTGTTTACATACTGTTGAGGAACAAATTTTATTTCGTCATTGTCTAGTCTATGCCATAGTCTTGTCAAGCAGTAATTCTCAATTGCCTTACTACTTGTCTTTTGGAAAAGTCTTGTTATGTATTCAACTTTATAATTCATACTCAATCTGTCTCGGATTTGTGGTCGTCCAAAATGGCATATAACGTCAGTCTGTCCAAAAACCAACTTCTGCGAAGATAGCAAAAAGCTAAGAAAAATCTATTTTTTGCTCTTTTGTGGCTAATTTTAAACCACTTACAGGAAAGATATTTTGTGTTTTTCAAAGTATTCGTACCCAATGTGCATCTCGCTACGAGCTTGTATCGCCTTGGTACAGCGTATTTTAATGAGTTTTTAGACAGATTGACGGTTTGCAGCTATAAGAAGTTGGCGATTTTCACCACAAATGTTGATGCGGAGAACCAATGTTTGATTAACCACAAAACCGTCTGCGGAGCACTGAACCGCCATTACGCAAAACCGCTGTTACCGGCTGGGCTTCTTTTGTCGTCAAACAATTACAGTCGCTTTTTCGTAAAGTTCCGGCAAACAATTTTGTCTCATCCTGAATTTTGTTCCGTGATTGTGTCTGGTTCTTGCGTCAAAGTCAACTAAAATGTTTCCCTTCTCAATTTGGTTTAGGAAGCCATCAAAGTTGAACTTCTGCAACATCATTACTTTGCTATATCTGTATAATTCTCTGTCGTCTTCTTTTTTTACTTCTGCTTGAACGTAAAAACAGTTTAGTAATTTTGTTCCTGCTTTGTTTGATAGGTCGTCAAAGCCCCAATAAGGTTGTGGGTCAAGCTGTCCCAAGCCAACTCTACTTTTAACTTGTTTCAGTCACTCACTGTGTTTTTCGGCTACTTTACTACTGTCAAATGAAATTAAAACTTTACTGTTTTTTCGGTCAATTACAACTTGAAATCCCCTGTCGCTTGGTGAAAGTCCGTGAATAGTTTGCCTAAAACTCATTTCGTTTTCAGGATATTTTTTACCGGCTTCTTGGTGTGCCCAACCATATTTAGGCAACAAAACTTGCGGAACAAATTTTATTGCTCTTGGTGAAGGCTCAATATGAAATAGTGTTGTAAGCGAAGAAGTATTTAATCTTTGAGTTTTTAATTCCCACTCTGCGGCATTGGGAATTGGTAAGTTGTTTTCTTCGATACCTAACAAATCTTCAAGTGTATTTCCAATACCACCGTGATTTCCGTGTCTTGCGTTGTCTATCCAACCTTGTTCAGCAATTTTTTTAAGCTCAGTTATTAAGCTATCTTTCGTGTAAATTTTCATTATTCTGTCTCCTGAAATAAGGTTAAGGGTCTTAACCCTATTAACTCACTTTGTTTTTTATTACGTTCAATTCTAAGTTCCGCCATTTCACAATAATCAGGTGATAACTCAATACCGATATAATTTCTTTTATGTCCCATTGCAACAACTGCGGTTGTTCCACTTCCCATAAAAGGGTCTAAAATGATTTGAGCTGTTGTAGATGAAATTATCCTGTCAATTAGGGCAACCGGAAAAGGTGCGGGGTGTTCATTTTTCATCTCTTGCGTAAACTCCCAAACATCGCCATAAGCATTAGCCTTTGGTGCAAGTTTGAAATTGCGTTTTGGTATGAGATATATGACTTCATAAGTTGGTAAAAAGTAACCCGGGTTAAAATTTATACCGCCTTTGCGTTTCCAAATTATGATTTGCCTGACGGGTAAATCTCTAATTATGTCTTGTCTGTCTTGAAGTAAACCGTCCTGAACTCTCCACTTATGGTTGTAAAAAATTGCTCCGTCATCTTTTATTAGTCGAAACATTTCTTTTAAACAGTTGTGTTGCCACTCTGCATATTCTTCGTGTGGCATATTGTCGTCATAATGACTATAACCGTTTACTAACGCTGCACCTGCCCACTTTCCACCACGTCCGTCTTTCATTCCGTTTCCGGTCGAATTTTTCAAGTTGTAAGGGGGCGAAGTAACCACTAAGTCCAAGCACTTGTCGGGCATTTCACGCATAACAGTCAAGCTGTCACCATTGATAATTTTATTGATGTATTTTTCTTCAAAAGTCATTTGTCTTTGAGTATTATTTGTCAGCGTTCAAATTTACGATTTTAATTCACTGTCTGTTAGTTTGCAGTCTGTTTTTAGCCTTGCCGGTAACGGCAGTCTGTCCAAAAACCAACTCTTGTGAAGATAGCAAAAAGCCAAGAAAAATCCATAGCTTAGGGAATGAAATTTATACTCTGTAAAAACAGGGTTACTTACAGCCTTACTGCTCCCCTTGAGGAGCTGGTATCTCCTGACAGTGTGGTGCGGCGCATAGACCTTTTTGTAGAAAGTTTAGACTTAGCTCCTTTGGGCTTTTGTGGCTAAATTTAAGCCACTTATAGGAAAGAAATTTTGTGTTTTTCAAAGTATTCACACCCAATATGCGTCTCGCTACGGGCTTGTATCGCCTTGGCACAGCGTGTTTTAATGAGTTTTTAGACAGATTGACGTTGCATGCAACGTCCGTACACTTCAATTCCTGAATGGTGCGATTAAAAGCAACTATGGGTCAATCTAATCAATTTTTTCATAAATCCGAAATCTTTGGTGTACAAAGAATCGCTCTGTATGTACTGAGCCGTCAGGCAAAATACGTTCTTGTACATTGCGTTTGGTAGTGCTGTAGAGTGGTATAAGTTGGGCTTGCCAAGCGTATTGCACCATTAGGTAGGTAGCCCCAAAATCACCTTGTATGAGTATTAAGTCGCCTTTTTGACAATTTTGCTTGAGCCAATCGTACAAAGTTTGCAGATGTTTATGTAAACATGGTAATTCAGGAGGGATATTGCTCCAAAGTGCTTGTAAATCTTCGGGTAAAGCTACAAAGTTCTTCACCTGCCAGTTTTCTTGGGCATCTTGTATTTGCTCAGGGGTGAGGTTGTGAGAAAACAGAAGGTAGAGGTTCATGGGTTTAATAGTATTTTTTTGAGCTTTTCTAAATGATCTTGCAAATTAGTAATATCATTTTCTTTATTGGCGGAACTACTTGGAATTGCGTGAGCTATCTTTTTACGAATATTATTGGCCGGCCTATAAATATCTAAAAGACTTGCAAATCTATCTTTTTTGTGTATTTTATCCTTTGCTGTCTTTCTGCTCGTTTCATCATTGACATCAATATTTTCACATTCACATACATACGAAATAATAGCTTCTACTAAGTTGATATAGGCAAAACCGTAATTAGCATTCTGAAAGTGCCACTCAGCCAAAGCCAACTGCTTTTGAGAAAGCGTATTTTTATTTCTGAAATGCTTGGTAAATTTTTCTAAGGTGGGCTTGATAACCAATTGTGCAGGTGTGCTTAATGCTTCTACATATTGTTGTATGGAAGTAAGCTGATTGACCTGAGAAGCAATCTCATTAATGTAGTTGAGTTGTAAAAAATTAGAAAACTCAGAAAGTTTTCTCTTCACTTGCTCGTTTTCAATTAGTGGAAGCATTTCGTAGCTAATCCCATACTTACTGAATTGCTGGCCAGCTTTGAGCCATTGGCTCATTTCTACAATGGGTTGCAGGTTTACTACTTGGGCTATTCCATCAGTTTCTCCCATTACATCTAACATTCCATAATAAATACCTCTTATGTTAATTTTCTTTCCAATAACATCTTGCAAATAAAAAACAGACATCAGAGCAAACATTGGTAATGAGCGGAATGCGTGTGTAATATCCAAAAAAATCTCATCACCATCTTCTAAATGCTGAAAAACAGCATTGAATATTTGAAAGTTTTGCCAAAGTTCTTGTTCACTAAGTCCATAACGAAGCAGGAAAATTTTCGATGTGTTTGGTAAAGCCTCTTCTAATTTTTTAAGTAGCTCTTTTGCTTCATCAACATCTGTATCTTTATTTGCTTTTTGTGCAGATTCCCCTAATTGCACCCAATAGTTTTCATCTATTTTTTCTCTTTCCAAAAATGTATTGTACACTTCTTCCCACATGGATTTCACCGTTCCCAACAAGTATAAGTTGTCTGCTTTTAAGTGCTCAAAAAGAGCTTTTGCTACAAAGGAAGTTGCATATCGTTGATTTTCAATTTGGTAATTAGCTTTTTTGTAAATCCTTTGGGCGTTGTTGTTTTTGTCTAGTTGCCCTGTACCAATAAAACTAATCAGTAGCTTTGCCATAACGTTCTAATTTTTAAATTTACTGAAAGAAACATCTAATATTTTACCTTTATTGTTGATTTGGGCGATACGACAAATGAGTATGGTTCCCACGGGGATTTCGCTATTGTAACCACGCAAAGCAAAAACAGGCTCTGTGTCTTTCGAAAGCATTAGTTTTACTTCATTGGGTTTGCCCGATTTTACTACTACAGCGTCTATCTCCAAACCTTGTTTAAGCTTTGTACCCTCTTTCAAATATTCTGCAACGACTTCTTTGGGGGTAGGTGCTGCTGGTTTCTGCCATTTTTCTAAAACGACTTCCTCTTTATCAATCGTCCGCTCGCTTATCTGCACCCAGCCCCAAGGTGTCATCGTATCAGCATCTACAACTTTGGTAATAGGAAAGGTACTTGCATCGACCTTTTTGGCACTTGGAAGATACTCCTTTACATTTACAAATTTCCGAAACACATCAGGTCCTTTTTTCTTGAAAATAGCCAAACCTACCGACTGAAAGAAATAGCCTTTGCCCGAACCTATTTTGAAAAGATGCTCGCTGCCTTTCGGTTTGTCTGCTATTTCTGTATAAAAATTGAGTAATTTTTCATTTGTGTTTTTATATTCTTTCAGAAGTTCTACATCTCTTTGGTTCGCATCTTGGCTGTACTTGGACAAGGCTTGCAGTAAAGTTTCAAGCGATATTTTTTCGGAGCGATATTCAGCTTCAAATTTAATATGAGGCTGGATAGCCTCTACAAATTGAGGAGTACCACTTTGTTTTTTGCTGTCTTTCAGATGGAAGCGAATGGTTTTATAAACTTTTACAGCTTCCGAAAGTAAAGGAGGGCTATCGCTGAGTGCCATTTCATAGCTTTCATATTGTTTACTGAGATTTTCATTTATTTTATATTTTTCTTCTTTTTTTGCATACAATTTTCCACAAATTTCATCTATCCATTTTTCACCTTTTGGATCATTCATGAGCCAGCAATATAACAAAGCCCCTTTGAAAGCTCCTTTTAGTGAACTGCCGGGGATATAGGGTTGAAAATGAGGGTTTTTGATAATTTCTGCAACATGTATTTTCCTTTTTACATTTACAGAAGCTCCTTTAGGAACGCGTCGCAAGCTATACTGCTTAAAATCAATTTTTAGACGGTTTTTGAGAAAGTCTTTGAGTTCAAAAGGCTTGCTGTTGCTGTCTGTACCCATAGCCACGCCCGATACATACTCTTCTATGAGGTTGTCCATATCAGGGCTTTGCAGAAAAGCCTCTTTAATTCGCTCTTGGCACAAAAAATACATCCAGTCCTCATCTACGACAAAATCGCTGTAAGGTGAAAATCGCTCGCCTGTGCTTATGGAAACGGGGCTAACTGTATAAAAATAGAGCTTCGGCATATTTGTAATCCTTAGGAATTGTTGATAGACTCTTTAGATTTTATAAAATCCGAGGGGCTGCATCGTATAAACTGAATATTTTGAGGGCAAAGCAATGGAAAAAGCCAAGCCATTGCGAAGACGTATGCCATCGGAGGCTTGGTGATGTAAATGTACAATTTGCCCTTGTAAGCCTTGATGAATAGCTCCTTCTAAAACCGCCTGCACTACTTTGAGGCGATAATTTTCAGCAAGAAACATTCCCCCTCGCAGCTTGGTTTGGTATAAGTGCAAACTTGCTTTTTCTTCCTCTTTTGGAAATATAAGGCTCAGAGCTACTTCTTGCGAAGCTTTTTGCAAGAACAATTCGGGTAAGTCCTTATATTTGGTCAAGCTTTCCATTTGTCCTGCTCCTGTGCTACGCTCTCCGCCAATGCCTGTTTTGATAAGCGACTCCCAAACCTTCCAAAAAAGATTTTCATCTTCCGAAGGTAAATTCGTTTGACAAAGGAAATACCAGTGTACCGAAAAGTAATCGTTGCCCAAAAGAAACAAATCTGTTTGGCTGTATAAATTGCCTTCTACTTCTTGAGTATGCTTGCGTACTTTCAGGCTATCTTCTTTCTTGAATACCGACAAGCCTATCAGTTCGTCCGCATGGTTGATTTCGCTTTGATGCACCACGAAACGCCCGTCAATGATACGGCATTTGTTTGCATCAAACCATTCGTTGGGCAAAAGTTGTTCTTGCCAGACTTTCCAAGAAAGAAATTGTATTTTTTTGAATTTCTTATGGTCTAAATCTTCCTGATGAAAAAGGTTGAGGCTGACAGGCTTGGGCAAAAAGAAAATTTTTTGCTTAGAAGAAGTATGTTCTAAGCAATGAAAAGCCGATGAAATGCCGATTTGCTGTTTTGTGAAATACTCAACAAAAACTTCTACCTTAGAAGGCTCTATCACACTGAGTTGGCTGATGAAAGCCGAAAATAGAAGGTCTGAGTGTATATATACACTGGTATCTGTCAGGGTATTGCTTCGGATTTCGGTAGTTTCTCCGAAATGAAAACGGCTATTTTTTTCACAGTGTAGAATAACTGCTTGCATAAGCGATATTTATGATTCCCATTTTATTTTTACTTTGCCGTAGCCGCGTGTGCCGCTGCCACCGAGGTAATCGTTTTCTAATAATGCAAAGCCTTCTTTCAGTTTTGCCTCAAACTCATCAGAATT is a window from the Eisenibacter elegans DSM 3317 genome containing:
- the csm4 gene encoding type III-A CRISPR-associated RAMP protein Csm4, whose amino-acid sequence is MQAVILHCEKNSRFHFGETTEIRSNTLTDTSVYIHSDLLFSAFISQLSVIEPSKVEVFVEYFTKQQIGISSAFHCLEHTSSKQKIFFLPKPVSLNLFHQEDLDHKKFKKIQFLSWKVWQEQLLPNEWFDANKCRIIDGRFVVHQSEINHADELIGLSVFKKEDSLKVRKHTQEVEGNLYSQTDLFLLGNDYFSVHWYFLCQTNLPSEDENLFWKVWESLIKTGIGGERSTGAGQMESLTKYKDLPELFLQKASQEVALSLIFPKEEEKASLHLYQTKLRGGMFLAENYRLKVVQAVLEGAIHQGLQGQIVHLHHQASDGIRLRNGLAFSIALPSKYSVYTMQPLGFYKI
- a CDS encoding DNA-methyltransferase → MTFEEKYINKIINGDSLTVMREMPDKCLDLVVTSPPYNLKNSTGNGMKDGRGGKWAGAALVNGYSHYDDNMPHEEYAEWQHNCLKEMFRLIKDDGAIFYNHKWRVQDGLLQDRQDIIRDLPVRQIIIWKRKGGINFNPGYFLPTYEVIYLIPKRNFKLAPKANAYGDVWEFTQEMKNEHPAPFPVALIDRIISSTTAQIILDPFMGSGTTAVVAMGHKRNYIGIELSPDYCEMAELRIERNKKQSELIGLRPLTLFQETE
- a CDS encoding Hsp20/alpha crystallin family protein codes for the protein MALLRRSDYLPAWANFVNEFFNNDLSDWSQRHYSDTNTTLPAVNIKENADAFLVEMAAPGMVKEDFKVELNNDLLTISSEKKNENETKEGETYTRREYSYQSFSRSFTLPKTIDAEKISAKYENGVLSLAIPKKEEAKPKPVKQISIS
- the csm5 gene encoding type III-A CRISPR-associated RAMP protein Csm5, whose translation is MPKLYFYTVSPVSISTGERFSPYSDFVVDEDWMYFLCQERIKEAFLQSPDMDNLIEEYVSGVAMGTDSNSKPFELKDFLKNRLKIDFKQYSLRRVPKGASVNVKRKIHVAEIIKNPHFQPYIPGSSLKGAFKGALLYCWLMNDPKGEKWIDEICGKLYAKKEEKYKINENLSKQYESYEMALSDSPPLLSEAVKVYKTIRFHLKDSKKQSGTPQFVEAIQPHIKFEAEYRSEKISLETLLQALSKYSQDANQRDVELLKEYKNTNEKLLNFYTEIADKPKGSEHLFKIGSGKGYFFQSVGLAIFKKKGPDVFRKFVNVKEYLPSAKKVDASTFPITKVVDADTMTPWGWVQISERTIDKEEVVLEKWQKPAAPTPKEVVAEYLKEGTKLKQGLEIDAVVVKSGKPNEVKLMLSKDTEPVFALRGYNSEIPVGTILICRIAQINNKGKILDVSFSKFKN
- the csx2 gene encoding TIGR02221 family CRISPR-associated protein, which encodes MAKLLISFIGTGQLDKNNNAQRIYKKANYQIENQRYATSFVAKALFEHLKADNLYLLGTVKSMWEEVYNTFLEREKIDENYWVQLGESAQKANKDTDVDEAKELLKKLEEALPNTSKIFLLRYGLSEQELWQNFQIFNAVFQHLEDGDEIFLDITHAFRSLPMFALMSVFYLQDVIGKKINIRGIYYGMLDVMGETDGIAQVVNLQPIVEMSQWLKAGQQFSKYGISYEMLPLIENEQVKRKLSEFSNFLQLNYINEIASQVNQLTSIQQYVEALSTPAQLVIKPTLEKFTKHFRNKNTLSQKQLALAEWHFQNANYGFAYINLVEAIISYVCECENIDVNDETSRKTAKDKIHKKDRFASLLDIYRPANNIRKKIAHAIPSSSANKENDITNLQDHLEKLKKILLNP
- the csx20 gene encoding CRISPR-associated protein Csx20 translates to MNLYLLFSHNLTPEQIQDAQENWQVKNFVALPEDLQALWSNIPPELPCLHKHLQTLYDWLKQNCQKGDLILIQGDFGATYLMVQYAWQAQLIPLYSTTKRNVQERILPDGSVHTERFFVHQRFRIYEKID
- a CDS encoding AbaSI family restriction endonuclease codes for the protein MNYKVEYITRLFQKTSSKAIENYCLTRLWHRLDNDEIKFVPQQYVNRHTDKYALTDVYLLQFKIHIEVNEPAHYTSPHFS